From one Eucalyptus grandis isolate ANBG69807.140 chromosome 9, ASM1654582v1, whole genome shotgun sequence genomic stretch:
- the LOC104418473 gene encoding FRIGIDA-like protein 3 isoform X1, whose translation MEETEPVSGDGTVTSLIDQLSKALLELEASKHVSEETIAWTEIEEHFRNLDSMFRKKFDELEVIETDIAAKRVETEAIWAEREAAVAAKEQEMLDRVQELKDAAVAAIINSRMNRQESNAEAADDGNIKDGKVSGSLSDASRKEDICPSNIDEAEGLTDVKPCRELIQFCEQMDAKGLLNFTLKKQNNLNAICRELSVALQCATDPARLVLDSLGGFYSQDETDQPETRRDAALQGMQKSCITFMDAMATYLAGVESGADHLLNPEIRQQAKAIADEWKLKLFSDGTNAINGNALEAEAFLQLLSTFNIASEFDEAELCKLVPAVAHLRQAPELCRSLGLTEKVPGVVESLINSGQQVDAVHLIHAFQLTERFHPVPLLKTYLKDLRRNSQGVGAKSEGGAIASSQANAQELEALKAVIKCVKDYGLEASYQLDPLQRRVTQLEKAKSDKKRAGELGGNQKSKKLKSNGGFYKSRAQGANAIGRQVPAFNQNAPYLGPAVRFAANYQLPGQSEYAYQASNQGLQYTHHERFAASSFNSSVPKYGAHIRGGLPSSHPPYS comes from the exons ATGGAAGAAACTGAACCAGTTTCTGGAGATGGTACGGTAACTTCCTTGATAGATCAGCTGAGCAAGGCACTTCTTGAATTGGAAGCCTCTAAGCACGTTTCTGAGGAGACTATTGCGTGGACTGAAATTGAGGAGCACTTCCGCAACCTTGATTCTATGTTCAGAAAAAAGTTTGATGAGCTTGAAGTTATAGAGACAGATATTGCGGCAAAAAGAGTTGAAACTGAGGCAATTTgggcagagagagaggcggcTGTTGCTGCAAAGGAACAGGAAATGTTAGATCGAGTGCAGGAGCTAAAAGATGCTGCAGTTGCTGCCATCATAAATTCACGCATGAATCGCCAAGAATCTAATGCTGAGGCAGCTGATGATGGCAATATCAAAGATGGCAAGGTAAGTGGCTCTCTTAGTGATGCAAGTAGAAAAGAGGATATATGTCCTAGTAATATTGATGAAGCTGAAGGCTTGACTGATGTCAAGCCTTGTAGAGAGCTGATACAATTTTGTGAGCAGATGGATGCAAAAGGGCTTCTGAATTTTACTTTGAAGAAGCAAAATAACTTAAATGCTATTTGTCGGGAACTTTCTGTTGCTCTACAATGTGCAACAGATCCGGCCCGTTTGGTGCTGGACTCTCTGGGGGGTTTTTACTCTCAAGATGAGACAGACCAACCAGAAACTAGGAGGGATGCTGCCCTTCAGGGCATGCAAAAATCCTGTATTACCTTCATGGATGCCATGGCCACCTATTTGGCGGGGGTTGAATCAGGTGCTGATCACCTTCTGAACCCTGAAATAAGGCAGCAAGCCAAGGCAATTGCTGATGAGTGGAAGCTTAAGTTGTTTAGTGATGGCACTAATGCTATCAATGGGAATGCATTAGAAGCAGAAGCATTTTTGCAGCTCCTCTCGACTTTTAATATTGCTTCAGAGTTTGATGAAGCTGAACTCTGCAAGCTTGTTCCCGCAGTTGCTCACCTCAGGCAAGCACCTGAGCTTTGCCGTTCTCTTGGGTTGACTGAGAAAGTTCCAG GTGTTGTCGAATCCCTTATCAATAGCGGGCAACAAGTCGATGCTGTACATCTTATACATGCTTTTCAGCTTACTGAAAGATTTCATCCAGTGCCCCTCTTGAAGACATACTTGAAGGACTTGAGGAGAAATTCGCAGGGGGTAGGTGCAAAGTCGGAAGGTGGTGCTATTGCATCG AGTCAAGCAAATGCACAAGAACTCGAGGCACTCAAGGCTGTGATCAAGTGTGTCAAAGATTATGGACTTGAGGCTAGTTACCAACTAGATCCCCTCCAGAGAAGAGTCACTCAATTAGAGAAAGCAAAATCCGACAAGAAAAGGGCTGGAGAGCTTGGGGggaatcaaaaatcaaaaaagttAAAGTCAAATGGAGGATTTTATAAATCTCGTGCTCAAGGAGCCAATGCTATTGGTAGGCAAGTTCCTGCCTTCAACCAAAATGCGCCGTACTTGGGGCCAGCAGTGAGGTTCGCAGCAAATTATCAACTTCCAGGGCAATCTGAGTATGCTTATCAGGCTAGTAATCAAGGACTACAGTACACTCATCATGAAAGGTTTGCAGcatcctctttcaactcctccGTGCCAAAATATGGTGCTCACATCCGCGGTGGTTTGCCATCTTCACACCCACCGTACTCATGA
- the LOC104418473 gene encoding FRIGIDA-like protein 3 isoform X2, with translation MEETEPVSGDGTVTSLIDQLSKALLELEASKHVSEETIAWTEIEEHFRNLDSMFRKKFDELEVIETDIAAKRVETEAIWAEREAAVAAKEQEMLDRVQELKDAAVAAIINSRMNRQESNAEAADDGNIKDGKVSGSLSDASRKEDICPSNIDEAEGLTDVKPCRELIQFCEQMDAKGLLNFTLKKQNNLNAICRELSVALQCATDPARLVLDSLGGFYSQDETDQPETRRDAALQGMQKSCITFMDAMATYLAGVESGADHLLNPEIRQQAKAIADEWKLKLFSDGTNAINGNALEAEAFLQLLSTFNIASEFDEAELCKLVPAVAHLRQAPELCRSLGLTEKVPGVVESLINSGQQVDAVHLIHAFQLTERFHPVPLLKTYLKDLRRNSQGSQANAQELEALKAVIKCVKDYGLEASYQLDPLQRRVTQLEKAKSDKKRAGELGGNQKSKKLKSNGGFYKSRAQGANAIGRQVPAFNQNAPYLGPAVRFAANYQLPGQSEYAYQASNQGLQYTHHERFAASSFNSSVPKYGAHIRGGLPSSHPPYS, from the exons ATGGAAGAAACTGAACCAGTTTCTGGAGATGGTACGGTAACTTCCTTGATAGATCAGCTGAGCAAGGCACTTCTTGAATTGGAAGCCTCTAAGCACGTTTCTGAGGAGACTATTGCGTGGACTGAAATTGAGGAGCACTTCCGCAACCTTGATTCTATGTTCAGAAAAAAGTTTGATGAGCTTGAAGTTATAGAGACAGATATTGCGGCAAAAAGAGTTGAAACTGAGGCAATTTgggcagagagagaggcggcTGTTGCTGCAAAGGAACAGGAAATGTTAGATCGAGTGCAGGAGCTAAAAGATGCTGCAGTTGCTGCCATCATAAATTCACGCATGAATCGCCAAGAATCTAATGCTGAGGCAGCTGATGATGGCAATATCAAAGATGGCAAGGTAAGTGGCTCTCTTAGTGATGCAAGTAGAAAAGAGGATATATGTCCTAGTAATATTGATGAAGCTGAAGGCTTGACTGATGTCAAGCCTTGTAGAGAGCTGATACAATTTTGTGAGCAGATGGATGCAAAAGGGCTTCTGAATTTTACTTTGAAGAAGCAAAATAACTTAAATGCTATTTGTCGGGAACTTTCTGTTGCTCTACAATGTGCAACAGATCCGGCCCGTTTGGTGCTGGACTCTCTGGGGGGTTTTTACTCTCAAGATGAGACAGACCAACCAGAAACTAGGAGGGATGCTGCCCTTCAGGGCATGCAAAAATCCTGTATTACCTTCATGGATGCCATGGCCACCTATTTGGCGGGGGTTGAATCAGGTGCTGATCACCTTCTGAACCCTGAAATAAGGCAGCAAGCCAAGGCAATTGCTGATGAGTGGAAGCTTAAGTTGTTTAGTGATGGCACTAATGCTATCAATGGGAATGCATTAGAAGCAGAAGCATTTTTGCAGCTCCTCTCGACTTTTAATATTGCTTCAGAGTTTGATGAAGCTGAACTCTGCAAGCTTGTTCCCGCAGTTGCTCACCTCAGGCAAGCACCTGAGCTTTGCCGTTCTCTTGGGTTGACTGAGAAAGTTCCAG GTGTTGTCGAATCCCTTATCAATAGCGGGCAACAAGTCGATGCTGTACATCTTATACATGCTTTTCAGCTTACTGAAAGATTTCATCCAGTGCCCCTCTTGAAGACATACTTGAAGGACTTGAGGAGAAATTCGCAGGGG AGTCAAGCAAATGCACAAGAACTCGAGGCACTCAAGGCTGTGATCAAGTGTGTCAAAGATTATGGACTTGAGGCTAGTTACCAACTAGATCCCCTCCAGAGAAGAGTCACTCAATTAGAGAAAGCAAAATCCGACAAGAAAAGGGCTGGAGAGCTTGGGGggaatcaaaaatcaaaaaagttAAAGTCAAATGGAGGATTTTATAAATCTCGTGCTCAAGGAGCCAATGCTATTGGTAGGCAAGTTCCTGCCTTCAACCAAAATGCGCCGTACTTGGGGCCAGCAGTGAGGTTCGCAGCAAATTATCAACTTCCAGGGCAATCTGAGTATGCTTATCAGGCTAGTAATCAAGGACTACAGTACACTCATCATGAAAGGTTTGCAGcatcctctttcaactcctccGTGCCAAAATATGGTGCTCACATCCGCGGTGGTTTGCCATCTTCACACCCACCGTACTCATGA